From a single Rutidosis leptorrhynchoides isolate AG116_Rl617_1_P2 chromosome 5, CSIRO_AGI_Rlap_v1, whole genome shotgun sequence genomic region:
- the LOC139849247 gene encoding uncharacterized protein — MDFMANNVGEYIMFGDWNAVRVASERSGTEFCALDATNFNDFINGNMLYEIALGGLQYTWRVKAGNKLSKLDRFFVTNNVLLSCDYLKGVVLPRGCSDHSPIMLFQDNFDYGPTYFKIFHSWFERPKFDDMVQQEWADISLSGPHHITVKLRALKMKLREWITQSRKEEKAQLTELVGNINELDCLIDSGLASNNQIDE; from the coding sequence ATGGATTTTATGGCCAACAATGTTGGTGAGTACATAATGTTCGGAGATTGGAATGCGGTTCGGGTTGCTAGTGAAAGAAGTGGCACAGAGTTTTGTGCTCTAGACGCTACAAATTTTAACGACTTTATCAATGGAAATATGCTTTACGAGATAGCTCTAGGAGGTCTTCAATATACGTGGCGAGTAAAAGCAGGTAACAAGTTAAGTAAACTCGATAGATTTTTTGTCACTAATAATGTGTTATTATCATGTGATTATCTTAAAGGTGTTGTTCTTCCTCGAGGTTGTTCGGATCATTCTCCGATTATGTTATTCCAAGATAATTTTGATTATGGTCCGACTTATTTTAAAATTTTCCACTCATGGTTCGAGAGACCCAAGTTTGATGATATGGTGCAACAAGAATGGGCTGACATTAGTTTATCCGGGCCCCATCATATCACAGTTAAATTAAGAGCGCTCAAAATGAAACTTAGGGAATGGATTACGCAGTCTAGGAAGGAAGAAAAAGCTCAGTTAACAGAGTTAGTTGGTAATATTAATGAGTTGGATTGTTTAATTGATTCGGGCCTGGCTTCAAACAATCAAATTGATgagtga